A window of the Streptomyces sp. NBC_01351 genome harbors these coding sequences:
- a CDS encoding Ig-like domain-containing protein yields the protein MTYLLTTVRIQEPGVPGNTARVTLQSEAHPRASVAPGQTVRLALTVQAGPAAWHAYGYLAEDSVADAAEVLGVSGAEYSPAQRRYRVRAQAGASETAVLTLRVRPETTAPALRPEIGAAIPGQEPRKLLRVAPLAHEGVRIRGLFAPGHALNIPPHQAHVPAVIEVRQGLPQGTVLIGHGQPSAGTVSVTGEGALAFQAAPGAMGYDHFPYTVRSASGEQAEGRVVVYIGDLSATPGLLTPPGFNGVGTTRHLPWAQPTVHGPLPWPEAPVVR from the coding sequence GTGACGTACCTGCTGACCACGGTCCGGATCCAGGAGCCCGGCGTCCCCGGCAACACGGCACGTGTCACGTTGCAGAGCGAGGCCCATCCGCGGGCCTCCGTGGCACCCGGCCAGACCGTCCGCCTCGCGCTGACCGTGCAGGCCGGCCCCGCCGCCTGGCACGCCTACGGTTACCTCGCCGAGGACTCCGTGGCCGACGCCGCGGAGGTGCTCGGCGTCTCGGGCGCCGAGTACTCGCCCGCGCAACGCCGGTACCGGGTCCGCGCCCAGGCCGGTGCCTCCGAGACCGCCGTGCTCACCCTGCGCGTCCGCCCGGAGACCACCGCGCCCGCGCTGCGGCCCGAGATCGGCGCCGCGATCCCCGGCCAGGAGCCGCGCAAGCTGCTGCGCGTGGCCCCGCTCGCGCACGAAGGCGTACGGATCCGGGGCCTGTTCGCCCCCGGCCACGCCCTGAACATCCCCCCGCACCAGGCCCATGTTCCCGCGGTGATCGAGGTCCGGCAGGGACTGCCGCAGGGCACGGTCCTGATCGGGCACGGCCAGCCGTCGGCGGGCACGGTCAGCGTCACCGGGGAAGGCGCCCTCGCCTTCCAGGCCGCGCCCGGGGCGATGGGCTACGACCACTTCCCGTACACCGTGCGCTCGGCCTCGGGCGAGCAGGCCGAAGGCCGCGTCGTCGTCTACATCGGCGACCTCTCGGCCACCCCCGGTCTGCTGACCCCGCCCGGATTCAACGGCGTCGGCACGACGCGCCACCTGCCGTGGGCCCAGCCGACGGTCCACGGGCCACTGCCCTGGCCCGAGGCCCCGGTCGTCCGCTGA
- a CDS encoding rhamnogalacturonan acetylesterase codes for MTAMYGHEGPRRRMFVTGDSTVVTRSVDHLPMAGWGQTLGLFLTPDLEVVNCAVARASSKSFYDRGRFRWVLDQVSPGDYVLVCFGATDWEPEKGLHAEPFEEYQEYLRQMVNLTREAQAHPILVLTHERRKYDKSDNLLRFLATYPMAMREVAGETAAPLIDLYDQSLEWWDELGRDATRELFAYLKPYENPVANLKGRDDTHMRAPGAVECARFVARALRDQGLVPGHWVHGLDRYEFTTEEIGWPDAATADRLTKERVAAVPEAARIGGAK; via the coding sequence ATGACGGCGATGTACGGGCACGAGGGTCCGCGCAGGCGGATGTTCGTGACGGGCGACTCCACGGTCGTGACGCGCTCGGTGGACCACCTTCCGATGGCCGGCTGGGGACAGACCCTGGGTCTGTTCCTCACGCCGGACCTGGAGGTCGTCAACTGCGCGGTCGCCCGGGCCAGTTCGAAGAGCTTCTACGACCGCGGCCGCTTCCGGTGGGTCCTCGACCAGGTCAGCCCCGGCGACTACGTCCTCGTGTGCTTCGGGGCCACGGACTGGGAGCCGGAGAAGGGCCTGCACGCCGAGCCCTTCGAGGAGTACCAGGAGTACCTGCGCCAGATGGTGAACCTGACGCGCGAGGCGCAGGCGCACCCGATCCTCGTCCTCACCCACGAGCGGCGCAAGTACGACAAGAGCGACAACCTGCTCCGCTTCCTCGCCACCTACCCCATGGCCATGCGAGAGGTCGCGGGCGAGACGGCCGCTCCGCTGATCGACCTCTACGACCAGAGCCTGGAGTGGTGGGACGAGCTGGGCCGGGACGCGACCCGCGAGCTGTTCGCCTACCTCAAGCCGTACGAGAACCCGGTCGCCAACCTCAAGGGCCGCGACGACACCCACATGCGGGCCCCCGGCGCGGTCGAGTGCGCCCGGTTCGTCGCCCGGGCCCTGCGCGACCAGGGCCTCGTCCCCGGCCACTGGGTGCACGGACTCGACCGGTACGAGTTCACCACCGAGGAGATCGGCTGGCCGGACGCGGCCACGGCCGACCGGCTGACCAAGGAGCGGGTCGCCGCGGTGCCCGAGGCGGCGCGGATCGGAGGGGCGAAGTGA
- a CDS encoding bifunctional cytidylyltransferase/SDR family oxidoreductase, with product MSRNARTIAVVLAGGTGQRIGLAIPKQLVKIAGRTILEHTLTIFQENTSVDEILVVMHADHVEEVERIVAAAGLDKVTGVIAGGSTRNETTCRAIDTITAGLADDEPDPKLLFHDAVRPLLSQRVIDDCVLALDKYEAVDVAIPSADTIIVTRTHGDDGEFITEIPDRSRLRRGQTPQGFLLSTIRRAYLVAAGDPNFEATDDCSVVLRYLPDVPIHVVEGEEHNMKVTHPVDIFIADKFFQLAHQAAPAHGDDETYRAALTGKSLVVFGASYGIGADVADFAESYGATVFRYSRSGTGTFVEDPAHVEKALAEAHASAGRIDYVVNTAGVLRTGKLAETDHEAIEKATLVNYLAPVHIARASHQYLAETGGQLLLYTSSSYTRGRAGYSLYSSAKAATVNLTQALADEWAADGIRVNCVNPERTRTPMRSKAFGEEPADSLLTSESVARTSVDVLISQFTGHVIDVRRLDPFKTVAVPEGDLADAFAKADEEI from the coding sequence TCGTCAAGATCGCCGGCCGGACCATCCTGGAACACACGCTCACGATCTTCCAGGAGAACACCTCCGTCGACGAGATCCTCGTCGTCATGCACGCCGACCACGTCGAGGAGGTCGAGCGGATCGTCGCGGCGGCCGGCCTGGACAAGGTGACCGGCGTCATCGCCGGCGGCTCCACGCGCAACGAGACGACCTGCCGGGCCATCGACACCATCACGGCCGGCCTCGCCGACGACGAGCCGGACCCCAAGCTCCTCTTCCACGACGCGGTCCGCCCGCTGCTCTCGCAGCGCGTCATCGACGACTGCGTGCTGGCCCTGGACAAGTACGAGGCCGTGGACGTGGCCATCCCGTCCGCCGACACCATCATCGTCACCCGCACCCACGGCGACGACGGCGAGTTCATCACCGAGATCCCGGACCGCTCCCGGCTGCGCCGCGGCCAGACCCCCCAGGGCTTCCTGCTGTCGACGATCCGCCGCGCCTACCTCGTGGCCGCCGGCGACCCGAACTTCGAGGCCACCGACGACTGCTCCGTCGTCCTGCGCTACCTCCCCGACGTCCCGATCCACGTGGTCGAGGGAGAGGAGCACAACATGAAGGTGACCCACCCGGTCGACATCTTCATCGCGGACAAGTTCTTCCAGCTCGCCCACCAGGCCGCCCCGGCGCACGGCGACGACGAGACCTATCGCGCCGCTCTGACCGGCAAGAGCCTCGTCGTCTTCGGCGCCAGCTACGGCATCGGCGCCGACGTCGCCGACTTCGCCGAGTCCTACGGCGCCACCGTCTTCCGCTACAGCCGCTCCGGCACGGGAACCTTCGTCGAGGACCCCGCCCACGTGGAGAAGGCCCTGGCCGAGGCGCACGCGAGCGCCGGGCGGATCGACTACGTCGTCAACACCGCGGGCGTCCTGCGCACCGGCAAGCTCGCCGAGACCGACCACGAGGCCATCGAGAAGGCGACGCTCGTCAACTACCTCGCGCCGGTCCACATCGCCCGCGCCAGTCACCAGTACCTCGCCGAGACCGGCGGCCAGCTGCTCCTCTACACCTCCAGCAGCTACACCCGCGGCCGGGCCGGCTACAGCCTCTACTCCTCCGCGAAGGCCGCCACGGTCAACCTGACCCAGGCGCTCGCGGACGAATGGGCCGCCGACGGCATCCGCGTCAACTGCGTCAACCCCGAGCGGACCCGCACCCCGATGCGCAGCAAGGCCTTCGGCGAAGAGCCCGCGGACTCGCTGCTGACCTCCGAGTCCGTCGCCCGCACCTCGGTCGACGTCCTCATCTCGCAGTTCACCGGACACGTCATCGACGTCCGCCGACTGGACCCCTTCAAGACGGTGGCGGTTCCCGAGGGCGATCTCGCGGACGCCTTCGCGAAGGCCGACGAAGAGATCTGA